The segment ATTGCACACATAGCTTTAGAGAGGACTACTTTCTTCTGCGTTAAATTCACAGCTTTTCCAAAATCTTAATCTCAGTTACATGACCTTTCAGATTTTGTTCAATCTATTTTCAAAGATTAATTCCActtaaatgaaaataaacatcCCTGAACTAGAATGCAACAGACTGAGTCTCCTAGTCCTACTTCACTCAGTAGATTCTTACACAACTACCACTTGATACCAAGTAATTCAGTGTTTTGACATTAGTCCTGTCGCGACTCGACGAGAAACCTGACCAATCGTCAGAAATCTTGGGACCCCTTACCCTTCTTTCTAATAAAATGGCAGTTGGTCTTGCACTACAATTCACTACTTCTGCTCTCCCATTGCATTTTAGGCATTACCAGAGACCACAATCCCACAACATTTCAAGAGCACTTTTCCCTGAAGTGACATGACCCTATTCTAATCTATCTCTTATTTTCAAGTTAGAAGGCAATCAAAACTTTTCCAGGTGTGGAAATATGTGCATTTCCTGCATTTGGTTTCACTAACATTAAAAGAACCCAGAAACATTGATCATTTTCCAATAAAGCTGTAAAATTCTGATTTTATTGTTCTTCAGCGTTCAACCAGAATTCTGTTATAGAAAATAAATTAGTGCGGAATTTCTGATGTCTATAAAGCATACTGACTGCAAGGATTCTTCAAATAAGTTTCCCTGTATAGCACCCAACTGAAAATCTCAGTCTCAGAAACATGAGTTAGACactgtgtatctgtgtgactGTAGATCTGATTTACTGTAAATGTAATATGGCTAAAGGCGTGTGCCTGAGCTGCTAGTTCTTCAAATTAGATTTTTCTTCAAGTTTCCTTCTTTTGCTTGTTCTTGTTAAAAAACGTTCACATTGTTGCCATTCTCTGGCAGTTCGCACCGACCATGGTGAAACCATTCCTGAAACTTTCTAAATTCTTCCATTTCCACAGCAATACCGTTCTCTTCATTTCCATCATCTTTCCAGGACAATACCTTTCTTTCCAtggcaatgccattttttcttttctttccatgtCCAGCATCTTTCCATGGCACCGGCAAtgccatttttttcttctctttccaTGTCCAGCAATTTTCCAGGACAATACATTTCTTTTCATGGTAATGccattttttctttcctttccaTGTCCAGCATTTTTCCAGGACAATACATTTCTTTCCAtggcaatgccattttttcttttctttccatgtCCAGCATCTTTCCAGGACAATACATTTCTTTCCATGGTAGtgccattttttcttttctttttccattTCCATCATCTTTCCAGGACAAAGCCTTCCTTTCGggaacgtcccactagtccgagggttcactagtccgagggttcactagtctgAGGGTttactagtccgagggtttactatagacgTTTGATTTTCCAGttcgtcccactagtccgagggttcactagtccgagggttcactagtccgagggttcactatagacgcttgatttttcagttattataccgccccttaaaaggcggtatataggtttcactgtgtctgtctgtctgtgtgtgtgtctgtgtgtgtgtgtgtgtgtgtgtgtgtgtgtgtgtgtgtgtgtgtgtgtgtgtgtgtgtctgtctgtctgtctgtccgcaaatagatatccgatgtttgataaccgatttcaatgaaattatgtgtgaggctgtagtacaacccaggctcgatcctctccataattcaggtcggtgggataactaattgaccctcacgggcaaaaggaaacccgaggtgctatataatatgactaaaaactgtaggcagttcgatcacgtaattgtccagtcggggcggtatcctgataaattgaatatcctttcttcagtcaaaatataaataactaagtttcttgggggaaatagtctgagatttcttcagtcaaatataaaacaccacaactcagtgtttttatgagaatattcttcgatttggttcccaCAGTAGTGAaaaacatacgcacgcacgcacacgcacatccacgcacacatacacacacaaaataaaaacaaatcaaattgaatatcctttgttcaagcgtctatagtgaaccctcggactagtgaaccctcggactagtgaaccctcggactagtggaccctcggactagtgaaccctcggactagtgaaccctcggactagtggaccctcggactagtgaaccctcggactagtgaacccctctCCTTCTTTCCATGTCCATCCTCTTTTTGGCAATACCTTTCCATTTTGCAACACATGTCAAATTCCTTTCCAAGCAtctgttttttctttgtgtactgctcttgtttggtttttttaaacatcaCTGCAGACCTGAATTGTTCTTTTTATCAGCAGATCAGCAGCTTATATGATTTTTATTTGCGTATCTTCTTTTCATCTGTACGAGACACCCTCTTCATTCTTATATCAAACTTCAGGCTTTCCTGCTACCTGCAGAAATAGAAACATCCCCCATCACATGTGAAATGCTTCGTTACACTAGAtaactgatatatatatatgtgcacgTGCATGGCCACTCTTCTTTTACCTACAGTTGGTGCAAAACCACCGAACACTGCAGGGAACTTGAGCTGCTGGGAAATGTTTGAGTATCTCCTTCTTTGGTGTTGACCTATAAAAGCTTCTCTGGGGAGCACTACCAGTATTTGAAGACAGGCCCCCACCCTTAGGCTGTCTGCGATAGGCATTTGGTGCCACTGTCTCCCTTTTCACCCTTTCTGAAAAACAGGACCACGGAGCGTAACTGCATGCTGCGGCGGTGTTCTGAGACACAACTATTCTCAGCTACCCGAAACTTTTTCACGACATAGCACCTGTATACTGGCGGTAGGAAGaaaaatgtattaaaaaaaattcacagaCACCAGAGACAGGTAAAGGGAGGCAATCGTTTCCACTGCCAGTTTGCTAAATAGGCCAGAAAGGATGAGTTGTTTCCCATGAACCGTTTTCTACCTGGAAGTGTGTTTCCAACCCCACCCAAAAGTGTGTTGGTGTCTCAAAGAGCAAAACTTTTTCCGAAAACCAATAATATACCAATTTCTTTGAAAATATTTGGATTATGTGTTAAATTTACCCTCGTACATGTTATGTTAATTAGAAACATTTAAGAATCAAATATTTCACAAAAGCAAACCAATTTAATGTAAGTGcatcagatatttaatgatattttttggaaaTGTGTCAAAATTGGGTGTGTTATCGGTCTCAAATTCTGTCTCCACCCGCTGTGAAAACGGGAACATGGGTATGGAGAATTGGACTGCCACTGCAGTTCTGACAATGTTAGAAACACAAAGACCACTCTCATGTGACTACGGATCGCAACTGTCAGTGTCCTGAGACAAAACTTATTAGTCTCAGCTTCCCAACACCAGGAACTTGGTGTTGAACTGAGCGTCTTGGTCTCAAGTTCCTTATCCTCCCGCTATAAAAACGGAAACATGGGCACGGATAAGTTCGCCCTGCCACCGCAGTTCAGGCTGTGACAGTTTTACAGATGACCACTCTTACGTGTCACTCAAAGCTCGATGTGATTTGAACGTCTTGGTCTCCACTTGCCTTTGATTATGCTCCGTGTTCAAATGCACCATTCGCCGACAGTGTGTTTTAGTGACAAAGCGCCATCCTCTACTCGATACCCGGCAAAACGAGGATTTAGAGCGGCTCCGTCTACGTGATCAGTTTGATCATTTTTGTTATCGCAAAAAAACGTTAACTCGAAAAAAATATAGGTCCCTTTCATTTCGTGTAAAGCGATCTCGACTGTACAACAAATACAAGCTGTCTCAAGAGGATGTTACAGGTACAGACAGCAATGGTTTAAACTTAAAGGACCAACAGAAACAGTGCCAATGGAACACTGTAAAATGTAAAACATGTAATAATCACACGACTAAAAAGATCACCGGACATTAAATTCATCGAAAATCACTGTGATGAAGCAAAATGACACAGAGTGGTAAcaataaattaaaatattaagtCCAACTATACTTCAATCAACAGAAAGTACAAAAAGCCaaacagagggagggggggggggggggggacggggaCCCACAGTTATTTCAAACTAAGTAACAAAAGTAAAAAGAATGGAAAAGATAAAAGAAACAACTTGACAACCCTCCAACAGGCGGcttcttttttcaaacaatttatttttacatttagcatGGCATTGCTCACAGAAAAGGGCAGATCTGAGTGAGAATTTACCAGATTAGTCCTGGTAAAGCTTTCTGCCTTCAAAATATATCAATATTGTGTGTTTCAGACAAATAGCACAAAAAATGTAATGTCGCCTCTTTAGAAAATTCCTTCCCTCTAATAATGGGGTATGCTCTATTTCTTCTTTGGGGGGAAAAATGACACAGTCAGATATGACTCAGAATATAATCTTTCTCATCTTACGGCTTCAAGTCAtgtattttatgtttttaaaGCACTGGTTACAAGGACAAATTGCACTGATTTAAGGAAGAACTTCAGACAGCAGTACATGCACATGTATTTCCAACACTAactaatttcattgaaaaatgttcTTAAAACTCTCGGACTACAAACAATTTTGTGACAATTTTTTCACAAATTTTCATTCATAAGAAGCTGGGTAACAAAAAATAATGTGGATATGTGACAATTCTAAGTATGTGTAGAGAAAGATGTATCAGAAGCAGGCATttgaattgtccgccgaaaggcaaatttccgccgaaatatattttttttccgcCAAAAATCtcagtgtccgccgaaaaaataaatgggggaggcaaaaattgTTCTGAatactgaatttaatggcaaacttggagctcacatgacaccaaattgcacaatttgggttctttggagaaaaaagtgttggggggggggggggagagagcatgcccccggacctcccctagtaaggctaggcacTTCGCGCCTTCGACTTTGATattacttacacattttcagccgtttttacttttttcaattcccatggcTGCAGAAGACAATATGCTCCCCTCTTAGACCCACAAAAAAgttggtctgacaacaagccaccttATCTTTAACTGTCATCTTTTCTATCTAATTCCAATCAATTCTTTCACCGGTGACTTTACATACTACACTGCTATTGGCAGCTGTACTGTTTCAAATATTTTCTTCATTATTTAGAGTGGGAATAGCAATTTCCAGTGATTTTGATTCTCTGTTAACAGAATAATGCTTTTGAATATAAAAGCGAGACAAAActaggagaaagagaaaggtaCAAAAACATAGAACAGCCTGCCCAAAGAGAATGTATGAAAACCACATGGGTGTCAACTCCTGCATCAGATAACCCAGCACGATGGGGTTTGCCATGGTTCCTGATGATGAGGCTATCAGTATGCTTGATGCCACCCGACCTGTTACTCTGAGAAATTTTTCTTCCATCCACGAAAACCCTGTTGGAAAAATTGCAGACATCGATGCCCCTACCATAACGGTACATATCCATACACCCAAGCCTACACCCTCTTGTGAAAACCACAAAAATGAGAATAAAGAGAGAGCCAAGGAAAGACCGAGGAGGAACAGAAGTTTGACCGAAGACAAGACCTGAACTGCAAATATGCCAAAAAAACGACCAATGGCAAATGACGCCCAAAATACTGAGGTAAGTTGAGCTGCTTCTGTCTTGCTCCAGTGCAAATGCTTGACGACAAACGTTGACAGATACGCTGCAAACGTGTCCTCTACAGAGCAGTACAAGAAGTAAAAGCAACAAAAAGTAATCAAAACGAAGATGAAGACGCCAGTCGGCAAGGGTTGCTTGGTAACACTCTTCTTCTCATCGGTATGATCTTGTCTTCTTTTCTCCGACCTGTCCGTGCACAGCTGCACAACGAACGGTAGCACAATCAGCAGGATAATGCTTCCGGAGATGAGATACGCGTAGTGAACGATCGTGGT is part of the Littorina saxatilis isolate snail1 unplaced genomic scaffold, US_GU_Lsax_2.0 scaffold_391, whole genome shotgun sequence genome and harbors:
- the LOC138957200 gene encoding sodium-dependent glucose transporter 1A-like; protein product: MGDGERSDGAGNRSEAVEHCKENAGGDVDPPDPKASIKEKLKQPDYRSKVWRTVWLGAAFWALGFAIGQRGPAFLDIQIITQTDVEAASFFFTSSSVGYLVGSLVAGVVYDKLNKSLLLLMCVLGMGVTTVALPWCAIYAMMIFIQFMVSLFGGGLDTVGNSELVRIWGKEGETAMQTIHFAFAFGGIIGPLATEPFLTPTPEGSLDLTSTAAPSLYNSTLSMLNSTVTAESSNVTTNSTVPAAPVTTIVHYAYLISGSIILLIVLPFVVQLCTDRSEKRRQDHTDEKKSVTKQPLPTGVFIFVLITFCCFYFLYCSVEDTFAAYLSTFVVKHLHWSKTEAAQLTSVFWASFAIGRFFGIFAVQVLSSVKLLFLLGLSLALSLFSFLWFSQEGVGLGVWICTVMVGASMSAIFPTGFSWMEEKFLRVTGRVASSILIASSSGTMANPIVLGYLMQELTPMWFSYILFGQAVLCFCTFLFLLVLSRFYIQKHYSVNRESKSLEIAIPTLNNEENI